The SAR324 cluster bacterium DNA window ATTTCATCAAAGGTGCCCTGATCGGGTGAATCAAGTCAGAGGGAAACTGGTAAATAGAATCTTCCTGGGTAGTCGGATGCTTGTTGATTTACATGTTGAAGGGACTCCAAATGAAAAATTGCGTGCCTTTGTAGATCCAGATCTAGGAAATTCCATTGGTGAAAACTTGATCTGGGCTACTTGGAAGCCAGAGAGTATGGCCATCTTAAGAGACTAGGTGTGGTTCTAATGAAGAAATTAGTGTTGAAATGAAAAAAATTGTTACTTGAAATCTGTCTCTCACCCAAAATTCCTGCCCCTTACTTGATTCATTCAAAACCCCTCGTTTGAATAATCTCAGCTAAGCCTCCTAATAATAACTGGTCAAATTAAATGAGCATGAAATTAAAATAAGACATGATTTCTAAAATTTTTTTGTAGTCAAACAAGTGACTGAAGACGCAAAGAACAAAGCTACGATTTACTGCTACTGGCTGATGAGCCTTTACGGTGTTTCAATTGTAATGATCGGGACTCTGGTTCCTGAACTCCTGCAATACTTTGAAGTGTCCCTCAGTGACATTGGATTTTTGATGACAATTCAATGTTTTGGGGGGATTTTAGCTTTGTTTTTGAGCAGCCGATTTGCTGAGAAAGTGAAAAAGTCATTGATCATTCCCATTGCGTTTGGATCTCTAGGGTTGGGCCTTTTGGTTGTCGGGTACTCAGCATCATTTCTCGTATTGCAGACCGCTTTCTTTCTAACAGGATTCTTCATTCGAATTACAGATATTTTTTTGAATGCTTTTGTGGGTCAAATACACCAGGAAAACAGTGGAATCTATTTAAATCGTCTACATATGTTTTTCAGTATTGGTGCGTTTACAGGTCCATTCTATTCTGGAATGCTGATCAAACTAGATTTTCATTGGCAGCAAATCTATTCAATCATTGGAATTCTTTTCGTTGTATCTGCATTGCTTGGATGCTGGTTCATTTTGCCAATTGGCAAAATGAACCAGGCACAAACGCTACAGACCAGAGCTTCCTTAAATTTCTTAGAAATTATCCAAGATCCCAAGGTTTGGATTCTTGGTGCTACTCTCTTGTGCTACTCCTTCCATCAGCTATCCGTCACAGTTTGGTTACCTTACTATATGGAGGACTCGCTAGGAGCTTCCAAGGAGATGGCGAATCTCACTATTTCCCTCTTCTGGTTTGGCATTATTTTGGGGAGGCTTTTTGTTTCATTCATCGTAAAAAATCAGGATCCAGCGAGACTGCTTTCCTTGGGAGCTTTTGTGGGTGCAGTTTTGTTAGTGGTTGGTATTTATTCCAGAGATATATCGCTGACTACAAGTGCTTATTTCTTAGTTGGTTTGTTGACAGGTGCGGTGATTCCGTTGGCATTTACAATCTGCTATAAAATTTTTCCAGAAGTGATCGCTCTGGCAACTACCTTTTTGTCAATTTTCTTGCTCTGTGGACAAATGGTCGGACCCTGGCTATTGGGTGCCAGCGCAGAGATGTTTTCAATCAATTATGCTATCTTTTTGACAGTGATTACGTTGTTTGGCTGTACGGTTGTTTGGAAGTTGGTTAGTTCCCCAATTTCTAGTATCCCCACAAAGCCGGCGTTGAGATAAAGAACTTCTGGTTCATTACTTTTGCTTTGAAAAATCCTCCACAGAACTTCTCTAATCATCAAAGTACTAAGCTTGATCATCAAGTTCTTGAACCTCCTAACTAGATCTCATCCATCTGACCTACGCTTAAGTCACGTCCTCCGCCCTGCGTGGCTTTGAGTGATGTCACTCTCTAATTGAAAATCAAGTTGGTATGAATTTTTCAGCAGTAATTGACGATGTAGTTTTACTGAAAGAGTAAATACTGATTTTGTTGATGATTCATAATTTCAGGAGGGGATGTGAGCCCAAATAATGATGGAAGAAATGTTTTTCTATGGATGGTCTTTATGGGATTTATCTTTGTCTCCTTGGTTGTCCTAGAACGAGTGATGGAGGTCCCCCAAATTTGATGAGGATAGGGTTGGAATGGCTTTAACGCAGAGCTTCTGGTATTAAGTTGAGCTGCAAAACTTGACTTTCTTGAGCAAGTACACGCTTTCTTGATCACTGATCTTTGCCATTCT harbors:
- a CDS encoding spermidine/putrescine ABC transporter ATP-binding protein, coding for FHQRCPDRVNQVRGKLVNRIFLGSRMLVDLHVEGTPNEKLRAFVDPDLGNSIGENLIWATWKPESMAILRD
- a CDS encoding MFS transporter produces the protein MTEDAKNKATIYCYWLMSLYGVSIVMIGTLVPELLQYFEVSLSDIGFLMTIQCFGGILALFLSSRFAEKVKKSLIIPIAFGSLGLGLLVVGYSASFLVLQTAFFLTGFFIRITDIFLNAFVGQIHQENSGIYLNRLHMFFSIGAFTGPFYSGMLIKLDFHWQQIYSIIGILFVVSALLGCWFILPIGKMNQAQTLQTRASLNFLEIIQDPKVWILGATLLCYSFHQLSVTVWLPYYMEDSLGASKEMANLTISLFWFGIILGRLFVSFIVKNQDPARLLSLGAFVGAVLLVVGIYSRDISLTTSAYFLVGLLTGAVIPLAFTICYKIFPEVIALATTFLSIFLLCGQMVGPWLLGASAEMFSINYAIFLTVITLFGCTVVWKLVSSPISSIPTKPALR